TGACAATGTCTGGGTTGAATTTCTTCTCAAGAAAATTTggaggaaaaatttcattttttgtttcttttattgcggttaattttcttcattttttcctgTGGCACGGAACTTTTTTTGATCCTGAAGTCGAAACTGCTGACAAAATGTTCATTTGTCTCGCAGCTCTTGCTTGTATCGTTGTGATTCTTCATATGATCCGTTATTGGGAGCATCGAGACACAATTAGggatatttttgatcaaattgaaaaatggcATAAAACACGAGACGAAAAATTCGTCGATGAACTGTCAAAAGAAGAGTTTGGAGAATCGTTAccgtttttatacaaattttgcaagtaagtctttttctaaacaaagatttaattttcgaattcgaaaatttttaattttgaaaatttttatttcgaaaattttttacttcaaaaattctttacttcgaaatttttttatttcgaaaatttttttagtttcgaaaatttttttttatttcaaaaattttaaattttgaagattttcgatttttttttatttcaaaaatttttaacttcgaagatttttgaaatttttttttatttcgaaaatttttaatttcgaaagattttcgatttcgaaaattttattttgaatagaaATGTGCAATTTTGtgcttgatttaaattaattgaaataaatttttattttatttttttagatatttttgtaGCGCTCATATGTTCGTCGCCTTCTCCCCATTTCTGAATTTAATCAAGCCAACCATAACAACAACTTATGCAATGAAGTTTATTTTCGTTCAAGATGAACGCttgaatttttggttgaacTTTTTCGTTCAAGCTATTGGACTTTGTTATTGGAGTTTGGTATTTTACTCCATcgtcttcatatttttcaacattgtCGTGAACGTTTTGAgcgaattgaaaataattgctCAAATTTGTCGAACTATTGGAAATTTAGaggaaaaaatgcaagaagatCATTTTTCAGAGCATCCATCTTTATCCAATGAAGTACTTAACGGaatatttcataattcaaCGAAAATTCAGGATTTGGAAAAATTCCAGAAAAAAGACGCTGAAACATCAAAATTGTTAGGaacaattattaaatatcattCAAACATGatttggtaagaaatttttatttttaaattaaatttaaattttttttttctaaatttttagtttaatggaCCAAATGAGTTCCGTATATGCCTTCAACGTTCTTACTTGGGAATTCATCTTTACACTTGCTGTCGTTGCTTTTTATACCTTGTCACGATTTTCGCCAACCACAGCGATTAATATGGGTCCCGTGCTAACAACACTCAGTTTGACGTACTTTTTCGTTTGCTACGTTTGTGAATTAATGAAGCAGCGATTTGATGACATCGGAGTCTCGCTTTACTCGTCAAAGTGGTATCTGCTAAAGCCCTGCCATCGAAAGGATCTTGTGACAATTTTGCAGTTGGGCAATAAAGCAAGGACTTTGAGGGTTGGTCCTTTTGGGTTTTCAGGTTTGGAGAGATTTAATGAGACTTCGACATTTGTCTATCGCATTTGTGTCgcgattaataatttattggttgtggaataaaaaaaaaattttttcttgtggtTTTGACCCATATATTGTAacaagaatgaaaattttaattttttatgaaggaaattttttcaagaattatgATTGTCTTGTTtatgaataaagaaaaaaaaactttgaatgatttgaatttttttcctttaccttgaaaaaaaaaaattttttttatttgcaattgtatttaaaatagCAATTCATCAATTAATTAGAGAGGAAtaaaggataaaaattaatttttaattaaaaaaaaaaaattaatttaataaagtaaaaaaaaataaatttagctttttatttaataaatattagaaaaaaataaaaaatcaaataaataattgataaataaatcaataaaaaaaatataaaaatttcacacgtgccaaattttctcacaatcatgaaaatttatttaaataattaatttaaaatagtttaatattAGACATTTGATTTTTCCACAATGTCATTCCAactatataattttcaatgaattttagtTTAGAGGTAAATTACCtcaatttacttcaaaatttgatagaatgcaatttagttttattcattttttcaacaacaatggacgaacattttaaatacattCAAATTCCTTTGCGAATTacaggaattaatttttttaatacttcaaaaatttatcaaaattttgttttccgTTATATTTCAAACTTATCTCTTATTTTTCTCTGTGGATGTTTAATCAATGgattttttagtactaaaacactaaaaattggcgataaaattattgttgtaaTTGCAATAAATGTCATGATCGTCGAGTTCATCCAATCAGCATACTTTTGGAAGAACCATAAGGcaattttaaacgtttttagtgaaattaatTGCTATTATAAAGCTCGAGATGAAGATttgatcaacaaaaaatcggtAATGGAGTTTGAAACAATCACAAAAcctctattaaaattttgcaagtaagattttttatttatttattttattttttttatgaattttttttaattttatttaataaaattgttttaattttatttaataaatttttttaatttttacttgaaggTATTTTGCTTATGGtgaaattttcctttcatGCGGAGGATTTTTGAACCTTTTTATGGGCCGAGCTGTATATccaattaaaatgcatttatgtGGAGAAATGGattcaaactttaatttttatacaaatttttttacgcaaGCTTTTGGACTTTTCTTCGCTTGcatcatttattattcatcagttttgatattatttgtcataattattaatttattgactgagttgaaaattttagcatCTCTTTGTGAAAATGTTGGTCAAAAGGAGgagcaaaaactaaaaatttcaaaacaacgagagacaaaaaaaaattcaaaatttcttcttttagagattttacgagatttaaaagaagaaaaaataaacgagaCTTCaatattactaaaaattatttggaaataTCATTCAAACGtcattttgtaagtttttttcttttaataaaataacaaaaaaaaaatattttttttttttaatttttagactcATGGAAAAAACCAACGACATATTttcattcacaatttttctttgggaatatatttacattttgtgCTTTTGTGGACTTTATACAATGTTCCTGCTTTCACCCAAGGACTGTATCGCTTTTGGACCTATTTGTGTTAcagtttttctaatttatttcagTCTTTGCTTCATTTGCGACCAATTAAAGATGAAATTTGAGGAAATCGGTAAGTCTTTGTACACGAGCAAATGGTATTTGTTAAATCCTCGAGACAGAAAGGACTTTGTCAAGATTTTGATGATCGGAAACAAACAAAGAACGATGAAAATGGGACCATTTGAATTTGCAAGCTTGGAAAGATTTgccaaaatttgtaaagttgTATATCGAATATGTTTGCTGATCAATAAATTGACacgtttttaaggaaaatccctttaaattaaattttaaataattaaaataaccttaaaatttttatttttttaatttttttcacgttaTATCCAAATAttccattcataaaaaatttaaaaataaaaaaaaatgttgataaagAAATAGTTCCTCGCTATTTTCCGCccttcaataaaattctcaaggattctaagaaaatataatatttttttttaatgattcaaCATATTCTACGCGATCAATTAAAATGCGCGACTTTAAACGttcgttaagtttttttttcaataatataaatataactGCTTCATATTAGttcttcgttattttttcGCTCTCCTGTGTTCTATTCATATCGAGCTCATAAagttccataattttttttttcaaaaatgcaaaaatctgtaaaaattttaagaattcctTTTATAATTACGGGTTTCGATTTCGTcgactcgaaaaattttatttttaatttttttactattttaacaCGTCTTATATCCATCGCGAGTTTTATGCTGATTTCTTGTTGTGCAGcatattttgtgattttcgaTGAAAACGTTGACTTTCCTGACCGTGTTTTTCTAATTGACACAAGTCAAGCATTTTTAACGTTGtttgttcaattaattcatttttgggGCAATCGGGCGaaaattgtagaaatttttgacgaagTTGGAGCTTTGCATAAAACTCGTAAGGAAtcatttgttaataatttggCAAAAGATGTTTTCGAAAAATGCTCacgatttttgtttaagtttagtgggtaagaaataaaatttaattttaaataaattatttaaaaaaaattaaatttaattttaaattttcatattttataatttttttaatttaattttcaaaaaatttatttaatttaatttttaaaaataattttaatttaattttaaaattttaatttattttaaaaaaaaattttaataatttaattatttaatttttttaattacattttaatttaatttaatttaattttaatttaaaatagtataaatttaattttaaaatttttttaaattaattaattaaattaaaaaaaataaataaattatttttttagattttcagtATTTGTTGTCCTGCTCTTGGCGATGAAACCCTCCTTTGATGCCCTCAAAAAAGATGCCGAATATGCGATCCCGatagaaatcaatttttttgaaaataattcaacgttaaattttaacttaaacctTTTCGTGCAAGCTCTTGGTTTATTTCATTGGACAACATTTTTCTAcgcaatatttttagttttcttcgCGATTGTCATGAATCTCCTGAGCGAATTgaaagttattgaaaaattgtgtctCATGATTGGAAATGCTGAACAACTTGGCGGAATGTTTGAagttaaaacagaaaaattattgatggctattcaaaaatatcattcgAACATAATTtcgtaagtcaaaatttaaaaaaaaaataaaatttttcgcttttaaatattttttttctttcagaatcACAGACAAAGTAAGTGACGTCTTCACATATTGTGTGTTGGCTTGGGAGTTCATCTTCATGGTTGCGCCTTGCTCTTTGTACGTTCTCGCTTTATTTTCACCTCAACGAGCAATTGCCTTCGCTCCTTTGATGTTGACTGTGATTTTGGTCTATTTCTCGGTTTCTGTCATTTGTGACATGTTGAAggaacatttttcgaaaatcagtGTAGCTCTCTACGAATCAAAGTGGTATTTGATGAAGACCAAacatcagaaaatatttttgacaattttgatgATGGGTCAAAAAGAGAAAACTTTGAGAGTTGGTCCCTTGGAATTTGCCAGTTTGGAAAGATTTACCAACgtaattttctgttaaaaaaaagaaaaattaaatattaatttttttcgttttttaggtTGCCAGGATTGTTTATCAAATATGCTTGATGATCAATAAATTAGCTGTATAAATAAGCTTGAGAATTATTTcgatgcaaaaattaattattaattaataaaaatttaattttatttaaataaaattttataatttatttaataattattttaatttcaaaggaatttaattaataaaaaattttatttattaattatttaaatattgaaattaattaataatttaattaatttaataatcaaatttcaaaatatcaaaattataaaaataaaaattttaaaaataatttttctttaaaaattcaagtttggaaggataataaataaaaatctgttttaagtgaaaatccctaaaaaaatattataaataatcaaaataacctcaaaatttttattttctatcccgtttaaatatttattaattttttttacaaataaaaaatagatccTTGCTCCATCCCGtccttcaataaaattcttgaGTATACTgagaaaatataatatatatttaaataatttaatatattctaTCGCGATCGATTAAGAGGCGCGACTTAGGCGtttgtcaagatttttttcttcaataatataaatataactGCTTCATATTAATTCTTCGTTATTTCTCACAGTTCAGTGCTCTACTTACATCGCGctttaaaagttcaataaatctttagaaaaatctctcaaaaatgcataaatccgtaaaaattttaagaattcctTTTATAATTACGGGTTTCGATTTTGTCGACtcgaaaaattggatttttaatttttttactattttaactCGTCTTATATCGATCGCGAGTTTTATGCTAATTTCTTGTTGTGCAGcatattttgtgattttcgaTGAAACAGTTGACTTTCCTGATCGCGTCTTTTTAATTGACTCATTTCAAGCATTTTTCATGTTGTTCAtacaattaattcatttttggcGGAATCGAGCGaaaattgtggaaattttAGATGAAGTTGGAATTTTACATAAACCGCGGAAGGAAtcatttgttaataatttggcaaaagatgtttttgaaaaatgctcacgatttttgttcaagtttagtgggtaagtatttttttaaataaatatttaaaaaaataattaaaattaaattaatataaaaatattaaaaaaaaatattttaattaaaaataaaataaaaaataattgaaaaaaatattattataaaaaaatttaaataaaataatttaaatttttaaaataatttttataaataatttaatttttttaattttaatttgaatttataatattaaaattttaaaaataaaaaaaaaataaaaaatagtataaaaataaaattaattattatttaataaaaatattaaattttttttcagaatttctaTCTTTGTAGTCCTGATCTTGGCGTTGAAACCTGCATATGATTGTATTAAAGAAGATGCCGTTTATGCAATCccaatagaaattaattttgctggAAATTCAACGTTAAATTTTAACCTAAATCTTTTCGTGCAAGCTCTCGGTTTATTTCATTGGACAACATTTTTCTatgcaatatttttagttttcttcgCGATTGTCATGAATCTCCTAAGTGAATTACAAGTAATCGAAAAATTGTGTCTGATGATTGGAAATGCCGAAGAACAAGGCGGAATGTTTGaagttaaaactgaaaaattattgatggctattcaaaaatatcactCGAACATCATTtcgtaagtcaaaaattaaaaaaaaaataaataaaatataaaaaaatatttttttttcagaatcacAGACAAAGTTAGTGAGATTTTCACGTATTGTGTATTGACTTGGGAGTTCATCTTCATGGTTGCGCCTTGCTCTTTATTTGTTCTTGCTTTATTTTCACCGGATCGAGCAATTGCCTTTCTTCCTCTGTTGTCGACGGTgattttggtttatttttcgGTTTCTTACATTTGTGACAAATTAAAGGAACATTTTTCGAAAGTCGGTGAAGCTCTCTATGCGTCAAAGTGGTATTTAATGAACACAAAACATCAAAaggcttttttgaaaattttcatgatgggacaaaaagaaaaaactttgagaGTTGGTCCGTTGGAATATTCTAGTTTGGAAAGATTTACCAAGGTAATTTTTCTGttagctaaaaaataaaatttttataaattttttttattgtttttagaCTGCCAGAATCGTTTACCAAATATGCTTGATGATCAATAAATTAGCTGCcccataaaaaactttaagaaatatttatgcatcgaaaaaaaataataataaaataattgattttaattgattctaaaaaatatcgattttaaaatagtttaatataaaaatttatttaacatgttaaaaaaaataatttatttatttaaataattattttaaaatattatttaaattgttttctcagaaaatctttataatagaaatttttcataaaaaagccatttttgtcaaattttgctccaaattgatttttaattatttattttattaaagtaatcgaaattatttataaaaaaaatattaaattaaataatataattttttaaattatgaaaattattttattattcaataaaaagtaaaactatattttatgatatttcaaGGCTTTtctagaaaacatttttttgccttcaatttttcttgtcatttttctcattaaattaaaagacatAATTTCAATGTTCAGTGCAAAATGAGtgccattttattaaatattcaacattTGCAACCTCGCGAtaatttctaagaaaaaacgtcattttcaattgattgtctttttaatcaatattatgAC
The sequence above is drawn from the Culicoides brevitarsis isolate CSIRO-B50_1 chromosome 1, AGI_CSIRO_Cbre_v1, whole genome shotgun sequence genome and encodes:
- the LOC134837242 gene encoding odorant receptor 67c-like, producing the protein MFICLAALACIVVILHMIRYWEHRDTIRDIFDQIEKWHKTRDEKFVDELSKEEFGESLPFLYKFCKYFCSAHMFVAFSPFLNLIKPTITTTYAMKFIFVQDERLNFWLNFFVQAIGLCYWSLVFYSIVFIFFNIVVNVLSELKIIAQICRTIGNLEEKMQEDHFSEHPSLSNEVLNGIFHNSTKIQDLEKFQKKDAETSKLLGTIIKYHSNMICLMDQMSSVYAFNVLTWEFIFTLAVVAFYTLSRFSPTTAINMGPVLTTLSLTYFFVCYVCELMKQRFDDIGVSLYSSKWYLLKPCHRKDLVTILQLGNKARTLRVGPFGFSGLERFNETSTFVYRICVAINNLLVVE